The Alphaproteobacteria bacterium sequence GTGGTCGTCGGCCCCTACACCACCCAGTTGCTCGCCGACATGGGCGCCGACGTGACCAAGGTCGAGGCGCCGGAGGGCGACATGACCCGCATGGGCGCGCCGCGCCGGCATGCGGGCATGGGCAATACCTTCCTGCAACTGAACCGCAACAAGCGCGCCATCGCCCTCGACCTGAAGACCGAGGCCGGGGCGGAGGCGCTGCGCAAGCTCATCGCGGGCGCCGACATCTTCATCCACAACATGCGGCCGGAGCCGCTGGCGCGCCTGGGCTTCGACTATGAGAGCGTGCAGGCGCTCAATCCCGGCCTGGTCTATTGCAATATCTGGGGCTTCGGGCGCGAGGGCCGCTACGCCGGCCGCGCCGCCTTCGACGATGTGATCCAGGGCACCTGCGGCCTGGTCGCGCTGGAGGCATTCAACGGCCGCGAGACCCGCTTCGTGCCCATGCTGATCGCCGACAAGACCACGGCGCTGTTCGCTG is a genomic window containing:
- a CDS encoding CoA transferase, encoding MPGPFHGLKVVDLTTVVVGPYTTQLLADMGADVTKVEAPEGDMTRMGAPRRHAGMGNTFLQLNRNKRAIALDLKTEAGAEALRKLIAGADIFIHNMRPEPLARLGFDYESVQALNPGLVYCNIWGFGREGRYAGRAAFDDVIQGTCGLVALEAFNGRETRFVPMLIADKTTALFAAYAIAAAAYHKLATGEGQEVEVPMFESMTSFTMIEHLAGNTFEPSLGPSGSERHA